The following are encoded in a window of Pseudomonas sp. JQ170C genomic DNA:
- a CDS encoding efflux RND transporter periplasmic adaptor subunit gives MSTQSHRAPRFSKPLALTLLALLCAIGGLYLYDNHRKQAAEEAALATGEADPIPVEVASVRSEVLPATVMTIGTVVADHQVLVAAEVDGRITKVHFTSGQTITAGTPLVQLNDGPLRSELERRRVALRLAQTHLERAKRLHGQTMSRAEFEQHVAAYDEARALVAQSEEDISQRLVRAPFTGELGLRRINLGQYVEAGTPIATLTDNRVLHIDFTVPERHRAALKTGLQVRVKGDGDSGKTMAGQISAIDPQVDKENHAIRVRATLRKEAQGTLWPGKFAHVALELSPGPAVTTIPTVALESSLSGERIYALRKTDGALRAQLVSVRTGAQSDSRTEVLGGTLNEGDLVVVAGQINLQDGALVAPRQPEALASGTDTVGSYIGKKE, from the coding sequence ATGAGCACTCAATCCCATCGTGCCCCACGCTTCTCTAAACCGCTGGCACTGACACTCCTCGCCCTGCTCTGCGCTATCGGCGGGCTCTATCTCTATGACAATCATCGCAAGCAAGCCGCTGAAGAAGCCGCGTTGGCGACCGGGGAAGCAGATCCAATTCCGGTGGAAGTAGCCTCGGTTCGCAGCGAGGTGTTGCCGGCTACGGTGATGACCATTGGAACAGTGGTTGCCGATCATCAAGTTCTGGTCGCTGCCGAGGTCGACGGACGCATCACCAAAGTGCATTTCACCAGCGGCCAGACCATCACCGCCGGCACACCCTTGGTTCAATTGAACGACGGGCCACTGCGCAGTGAGCTCGAACGTCGCCGGGTGGCCTTGCGCCTGGCCCAGACCCACCTTGAACGCGCCAAGCGCTTGCACGGCCAGACCATGTCCAGGGCCGAATTCGAACAGCACGTAGCGGCCTATGACGAAGCCCGAGCACTGGTTGCTCAATCGGAAGAGGACATATCCCAACGCCTGGTGCGTGCCCCGTTCACCGGGGAGCTTGGCTTGCGACGCATCAACCTTGGCCAGTACGTGGAAGCGGGTACCCCGATTGCCACGCTAACTGACAACCGCGTGTTGCACATTGATTTCACCGTCCCCGAACGCCATCGCGCAGCGCTGAAGACCGGCCTGCAAGTGCGAGTCAAAGGTGATGGCGACAGCGGCAAGACCATGGCCGGGCAAATCTCGGCAATCGACCCGCAGGTGGATAAGGAAAATCACGCCATACGCGTGCGCGCCACGCTGCGCAAAGAGGCACAGGGCACCCTGTGGCCAGGGAAATTTGCCCATGTTGCACTCGAACTGAGCCCCGGCCCCGCCGTCACCACCATCCCTACCGTGGCGCTGGAGTCATCGTTGTCCGGCGAGCGCATTTATGCCCTGCGAAAAACCGATGGCGCACTGCGCGCCCAGCTGGTTTCAGTACGTACGGGCGCGCAATCGGACAGCCGGACCGAAGTGCTGGGCGGCACCCTCAATGAAGGGGATCTGGTGGTAGTGGCCGGCCAGATCAACCTGCAGGACGGCGCCCTGGTTGCGCCCCGTCAACCCGAAGCGCTCGCTTCAGGGACCGATACTGTCGGGTCCTACATCGGTAAAAAGGAATAG
- a CDS encoding efflux RND transporter permease subunit, with translation MAFTDIFIRRPVLTLAFALLIALVGIRALMDLPLRQYPKIESAVITVTTEYPGAPADLMQGFVTTTLAQAVATTQGVEYLSSSSEQGLSTITAYLRLNANSDAALTEVLAKVNEVRYLLPEEAYDPVVVRQAPGAIGVIYAGFSPQQGEPLTGITDYLMRVARPMLTTVEGVAAVNVLGGQNLSMRIWLDPLRMAAHGITAGDVDRAIEENNYQAAPGQIKGALVVANVRIDTNLNTVEGFKRLVVKKGESLVRLEDIATVEIGTQSRDQITGMNGDAAVYLEVMATPGGNPLTISRQARQVLDKLNLPPGVKMAIPYDVTVFIDAAIDNVLVKFVIAGLEVVLVIFLFLGSMRAVAVPVLSIPLSLLGAAAIMLALGFSLNLLTLLAMVLAIGLVVDDAIVVVENVHRRMEEGESSLQAAKNGAREIAGPVLTMAATLVAVYAPLGLIGGLTGALFSEFAFTLAAAVAVSAIVALTVSPTVASKLLQHDSPSRFARIVESITNRLVSAYDRLLGKVLKDVRLALMIGLGAMLSLPVLFNGLQSELAPAEDQGEIVVDMKAPQASSLEFLEAQAKRVEATLLAIPETGTVYMVAGVGASLNKGWAGVMLKPWGERERSAEEIMAELQGNLASVEGIAGSAFLPAPLPGSVGGFPVQLVVTSAAKHEDVYENMEKVKAAARNSGLFAFVDSDLTFTNPTVLVRVDRSKAHDLGLDMKEIGDTFARLVGESYVNRFGAQGRSYDVIPQAPRDQRLTAEFLESYYIRTASGGQVPISTVITLEQGVEANALTQFNQLNSSTLVAIPAPNVTLGQAVAFLQQQAAKLPADYQHDFLGESRQYLQEQGGFAITFAFALAFIFLVLAAQFESVRDPLLILTTVPLAACGALTAMFFGFATLNIYTQIGLVTLIGLIAKHGILIVEFANAAQRNLNLDRVEAVQAAARIRPILMTTAAMIGGLLPLLFASGAGAGSQRSIAVVLVAGLMVGTLFTLFVLPAVYARFGRQLANKQPQANEQPLHATPDHL, from the coding sequence ATGGCTTTCACCGACATTTTCATTCGCCGCCCGGTGTTGACGCTGGCGTTTGCCCTGCTGATTGCCCTGGTGGGCATTCGCGCATTGATGGACCTGCCGCTGCGTCAGTACCCCAAAATTGAAAGCGCCGTGATCACCGTCACAACTGAGTACCCCGGTGCCCCCGCAGACCTGATGCAAGGGTTCGTCACCACCACCCTCGCCCAAGCAGTTGCCACCACCCAAGGCGTGGAGTACTTGAGTTCATCCTCGGAGCAGGGGTTGAGCACCATTACCGCCTACCTGCGCCTGAACGCTAACTCAGATGCGGCGCTGACCGAAGTACTAGCCAAAGTCAACGAGGTGCGCTACCTGCTCCCCGAAGAAGCCTACGACCCCGTCGTCGTGCGCCAGGCTCCCGGTGCGATTGGGGTTATTTACGCCGGTTTCAGCCCTCAGCAAGGCGAACCGCTGACCGGCATCACCGACTACTTGATGCGCGTTGCGCGACCGATGCTGACCACCGTCGAAGGCGTTGCAGCAGTCAACGTGCTGGGCGGCCAGAACCTGTCGATGCGTATCTGGCTCGACCCGTTGCGCATGGCGGCTCACGGCATCACCGCTGGCGACGTTGACCGCGCCATCGAAGAAAACAACTATCAGGCAGCCCCCGGCCAGATCAAAGGCGCGCTAGTGGTTGCCAACGTTCGTATCGACACCAACCTCAACACGGTGGAAGGATTCAAGCGGCTGGTGGTGAAGAAGGGTGAAAGCCTGGTCCGCCTCGAAGATATTGCAACGGTCGAAATCGGCACGCAAAGCCGCGACCAGATCACCGGCATGAACGGTGACGCAGCGGTGTACCTCGAGGTAATGGCAACGCCAGGGGGTAACCCGCTGACTATTTCACGTCAGGCCAGACAGGTACTCGACAAACTGAACCTGCCACCTGGGGTGAAGATGGCCATCCCCTACGACGTCACCGTGTTCATTGATGCGGCGATTGACAACGTACTGGTCAAGTTCGTGATTGCCGGCCTGGAAGTGGTACTGGTGATCTTCCTGTTCTTGGGCTCAATGCGCGCGGTCGCCGTGCCTGTGCTGAGCATCCCGCTGTCGCTGCTCGGCGCTGCCGCCATCATGCTCGCCCTGGGCTTCAGTCTCAATCTACTGACACTGCTGGCCATGGTTCTGGCCATCGGCTTGGTGGTCGATGATGCAATTGTGGTGGTGGAGAATGTCCATCGACGCATGGAAGAAGGCGAATCTTCCTTGCAGGCAGCCAAGAACGGCGCTCGTGAAATTGCTGGCCCAGTGTTAACCATGGCGGCAACCCTGGTTGCAGTCTATGCGCCGCTGGGCCTGATCGGTGGACTGACCGGCGCACTGTTTAGCGAGTTCGCCTTCACCTTGGCAGCCGCCGTCGCAGTATCAGCAATCGTCGCTCTCACCGTCTCTCCGACGGTGGCTTCCAAGCTGCTCCAGCATGACTCACCCAGTCGTTTTGCGCGCATCGTCGAGTCCATCACCAACCGCCTGGTGAGTGCTTATGACCGCTTGCTGGGCAAGGTCCTCAAGGATGTTCGCTTAGCGCTGATGATTGGCCTGGGGGCAATGCTGAGCCTGCCCGTGCTGTTCAACGGCCTACAATCGGAGCTGGCCCCAGCCGAAGACCAGGGCGAAATCGTCGTCGACATGAAAGCGCCGCAAGCCAGTAGCCTGGAGTTTCTTGAAGCCCAGGCCAAGCGCGTCGAGGCAACCTTGCTGGCAATACCAGAAACCGGCACTGTCTACATGGTGGCAGGTGTAGGCGCCTCGTTGAACAAGGGCTGGGCCGGGGTAATGCTAAAACCTTGGGGTGAGAGAGAACGTTCGGCGGAAGAGATCATGGCCGAGCTGCAGGGCAACCTGGCTTCTGTGGAAGGCATTGCAGGTTCGGCCTTTCTGCCTGCCCCCCTGCCGGGATCTGTGGGTGGATTCCCCGTGCAACTGGTCGTGACGTCTGCAGCCAAGCATGAGGACGTCTACGAAAACATGGAGAAGGTCAAGGCCGCCGCTCGGAACAGTGGGTTGTTTGCCTTCGTCGACTCCGACCTGACCTTTACCAACCCCACCGTACTGGTTCGTGTCGACCGCTCCAAAGCCCATGACCTGGGCCTGGATATGAAGGAAATCGGCGACACCTTTGCCCGCCTGGTGGGCGAGTCCTATGTCAACCGGTTCGGTGCCCAAGGCCGCTCCTACGATGTTATTCCACAAGCGCCGCGAGACCAGCGCCTGACAGCGGAATTTCTCGAAAGCTACTACATCCGCACAGCCAGCGGCGGGCAAGTGCCAATTTCCACAGTGATCACGCTGGAGCAAGGGGTCGAGGCCAACGCCCTTACCCAGTTCAATCAACTCAACAGTTCGACCCTGGTAGCGATTCCAGCGCCTAACGTCACCCTCGGCCAGGCCGTGGCGTTCCTACAGCAACAAGCAGCCAAGTTACCAGCGGACTACCAGCATGACTTCCTGGGTGAATCACGCCAGTACTTGCAGGAACAGGGTGGCTTTGCGATTACCTTCGCCTTTGCCCTGGCCTTCATTTTCCTGGTGCTGGCGGCTCAGTTTGAAAGCGTGCGCGACCCGCTGCTGATCCTGACCACCGTCCCCCTCGCTGCTTGTGGTGCGCTGACGGCGATGTTCTTCGGCTTCGCGACGCTGAACATCTATACCCAGATCGGCCTAGTAACGCTGATTGGCTTGATTGCCAAGCACGGAATCCTGATCGTGGAATTTGCCAACGCCGCACAACGCAACTTGAACCTGGACCGGGTCGAGGCCGTACAAGCCGCCGCCCGCATTCGCCCGATCCTGATGACCACTGCAGCAATGATTGGCGGGCTGCTACCGCTACTGTTCGCCAGCGGCGCAGGCGCGGGCAGTCAACGCTCGATCGCGGTAGTGCTGGTGGCAGGCCTGATGGTCGGCACCTTGTTTACCTTGTTCGTCCTGCCAGCGGTGTACGCCCGCTTTGGCCGACAGTTAGCCAACAAACAACCGCAGGCGAACGAACAACCGCTGCATGCAACCCCTGACCACCTCTGA
- a CDS encoding efflux transporter outer membrane subunit translates to MTTLNKTLALHYTRVPMTLSLPFALVILSGCSLTPDYSAPDEPGSWVYKEAPALAQSQVGSWKQAQPAEEQLRGQWWRVFGDPRLDQLEEQAALANPGLQAAAARLKQSRALQRDAWAEKMLRVDAASGPSRQRESPASQGLPGGGSANTFTLWRAELGISYEVDLVGRVDAQVGAATAEMEKSGALYRTVLLALQADVAEHYFQIRELDTQLYVYRRTLELRNDTYRLIKHRHDNGDAGELDLVRARSELEAARSEALGVERERVSAEHALAVLLGLAPAKFSLEPQSLGAKDIDIPPGLPSSLLERRPDIAAAERSMAAANARIGIAKAAFFPKLELTASGGFESNELGNLFEWSSRTFLLGPLAGAVMTLPLFDGGRRQAGVDYSRAAYEEDVARYREVVLKAFAEVEDNLALLRIMGEQSRAQQIALSASERAAQLSHLQYREGSHTQLDTIDADRTMLTQQLASARLNGDKARSTVRLIRALGGGWEDAQQRQQSIVSNTRGE, encoded by the coding sequence ATGACAACCCTTAATAAGACGCTCGCCCTCCACTACACGCGAGTACCGATGACCTTGAGTCTGCCGTTCGCCCTGGTGATTCTCAGCGGCTGCTCGCTCACACCCGATTACTCAGCGCCTGACGAACCCGGAAGCTGGGTATACAAGGAAGCACCAGCACTTGCGCAGAGTCAGGTGGGCTCCTGGAAGCAGGCGCAACCGGCTGAAGAGCAACTCCGCGGCCAGTGGTGGCGAGTGTTTGGCGACCCGCGCCTCGATCAGTTGGAAGAACAGGCAGCACTGGCCAACCCGGGATTACAGGCCGCTGCTGCCCGACTCAAGCAATCACGCGCACTGCAGCGCGATGCATGGGCAGAGAAAATGCTACGCGTCGACGCCGCGTCCGGGCCGTCGCGCCAGCGCGAATCCCCGGCCTCCCAGGGCCTGCCCGGCGGCGGCTCAGCCAATACCTTCACGCTTTGGCGCGCAGAGCTGGGCATCAGCTACGAAGTCGATTTGGTCGGACGGGTCGACGCGCAAGTCGGAGCAGCCACTGCTGAGATGGAGAAAAGCGGTGCACTGTATCGAACCGTGCTACTGGCGCTGCAGGCCGATGTTGCCGAACATTACTTCCAGATTCGCGAGCTGGACACACAGCTGTATGTCTATCGGCGCACCCTGGAATTGCGCAATGACACTTATCGCCTGATCAAGCATCGCCACGACAATGGCGATGCCGGCGAACTCGATTTAGTGCGCGCGCGCAGTGAACTCGAAGCCGCACGCTCAGAAGCCCTGGGTGTCGAGCGCGAGCGCGTCTCAGCAGAGCACGCTCTTGCTGTTTTGCTAGGGCTTGCGCCGGCGAAATTCAGCCTCGAACCCCAGTCACTTGGCGCAAAGGACATCGACATCCCTCCCGGCTTGCCTTCTTCACTGCTTGAACGTAGGCCGGATATCGCCGCCGCAGAGCGTTCCATGGCAGCCGCCAATGCGCGCATCGGGATAGCCAAAGCGGCGTTCTTTCCGAAGCTGGAGCTCACCGCCTCGGGGGGCTTCGAGTCCAACGAACTGGGCAATCTGTTCGAGTGGTCCAGTCGAACGTTTCTGCTCGGCCCACTGGCTGGCGCCGTCATGACACTGCCATTGTTCGATGGCGGGCGACGCCAGGCGGGCGTGGACTACTCACGTGCAGCCTACGAGGAGGACGTGGCCCGCTATCGGGAAGTGGTACTCAAGGCGTTCGCAGAAGTCGAAGACAATCTCGCACTCCTGCGCATTATGGGCGAGCAGAGCCGTGCGCAGCAGATAGCGCTGTCAGCGTCAGAGCGAGCAGCACAGCTTTCCCATCTGCAATATCGCGAAGGCTCACACACCCAACTCGACACCATTGATGCCGACCGCACCATGCTCACCCAGCAACTGGCCAGCGCTCGCCTCAATGGGGACAAAGCGCGCTCGACCGTGCGTCTTATCCGGGCCCTGGGTGGCGGCTGGGAAGACGCCCAGCAAAGGCAGCAGAGCATTGTCAGCAACACCCGAGGGGAATGA
- a CDS encoding LysR substrate-binding domain-containing protein: MRHGLGNYKGLESIRLMAPVLLPVACPQLLAQGPLIREPVDCLNYPLLQDGDRADWVLWLQAHGVQVGDEGRRGMSFEEDLLLLRAAAAGQGIALVQDTHAQEDIDAGGLVVALDKPWPSRFAYYAVTRPDARQRPEVQAFVDWIVAEAQSISTLPAL, encoded by the coding sequence TTGCGACACGGGCTGGGCAACTACAAGGGGTTGGAGTCGATTCGGTTGATGGCGCCGGTATTGTTACCGGTTGCATGCCCACAGTTACTCGCCCAAGGGCCTTTGATTCGTGAGCCGGTCGATTGCCTCAATTATCCCCTGCTGCAGGATGGTGATCGAGCTGACTGGGTGCTGTGGTTGCAAGCCCATGGCGTGCAAGTGGGGGACGAGGGACGGCGTGGGATGAGCTTTGAAGAGGACCTGTTGCTGCTACGTGCGGCAGCAGCGGGGCAGGGAATTGCCCTGGTCCAGGACACCCATGCCCAGGAAGACATTGATGCCGGAGGATTGGTTGTGGCCTTGGACAAGCCCTGGCCTTCACGCTTCGCCTATTACGCAGTCACCCGTCCTGATGCCAGGCAGCGTCCAGAAGTGCAAGCGTTCGTCGACTGGATCGTTGCCGAGGCCCAAAGTATATCGACGCTGCCTGCATTGTGA
- a CDS encoding mannose-1-phosphate guanylyltransferase/mannose-6-phosphate isomerase, whose amino-acid sequence MIPVILSGGSGSRLWPLSRKQYPKQFLALTGELSLFQQTLQRLAFEGMQSPLIVCNHEHRFIVNEQLKAIGVEGHSTLLEPFGRNTAPAVAMAALQLLAEGRDELMLVLPADHVIEDTPALHQALEVARGAAEEGEMVLFGVPVARPDTGFGYIKATRAGDAGGAYPGTYRVSHFVEKPNAELARELVRAGGYYWNSGMFLFRASRYLDELLKHAPDIYDTCALAMERSHRFGNAMSIDTDAFECCPDNSIDYAVMEKTSHACVVPLAAGWNDVGNWSSLWEVHEKDQAGNVLKGDVMSHDSRNSFVHSSGKLVALVGVDDLVVVETKDAVMIAHKNSVQDVKALVNSLDLQGRTETQSHCAVNRPWGCYDSVDNGIRHQVKRITVKPGAQLSLQMHHHRAEHWIVVSGTARVTCDDRVFLLTENQSTYIPIASVHRLANPGKIPLEIIEVQSGSYLGEDDIERLEDVYGRTGEALVAAKLVAGA is encoded by the coding sequence ATGATTCCGGTAATCCTTTCTGGTGGCAGTGGTTCCCGCTTGTGGCCCCTGTCGCGCAAGCAGTACCCCAAGCAGTTCCTCGCCCTGACCGGCGAGCTCTCGCTGTTCCAGCAGACCCTGCAGCGCCTGGCCTTTGAAGGTATGCAGAGCCCGCTGATCGTGTGCAACCATGAGCACCGCTTTATCGTCAACGAGCAACTAAAGGCGATCGGCGTCGAGGGGCACTCGACACTGCTCGAACCTTTCGGCCGCAATACCGCGCCAGCCGTGGCGATGGCTGCCTTGCAACTGCTGGCCGAAGGTCGCGACGAGCTGATGCTGGTGCTGCCGGCCGACCATGTGATCGAAGACACGCCAGCGCTGCACCAGGCACTGGAAGTGGCGCGCGGGGCGGCCGAAGAAGGGGAGATGGTGTTGTTCGGCGTCCCGGTCGCGCGTCCCGATACCGGCTTCGGCTACATCAAGGCGACCCGCGCAGGTGACGCCGGCGGCGCCTATCCCGGCACCTACCGGGTCAGCCACTTCGTTGAGAAACCCAATGCAGAACTGGCCCGCGAGCTCGTCCGCGCGGGTGGCTATTACTGGAACAGCGGCATGTTCCTGTTCCGTGCCAGCCGGTACCTGGACGAGTTGCTCAAGCACGCGCCGGACATCTATGACACCTGTGCGCTGGCCATGGAGCGCAGTCATCGCTTCGGCAATGCCATGAGCATCGATACCGACGCCTTCGAGTGCTGCCCGGACAACTCCATCGACTACGCGGTGATGGAGAAGACCTCCCACGCCTGCGTGGTGCCGCTTGCCGCCGGCTGGAACGACGTGGGCAACTGGTCCTCCCTGTGGGAAGTGCATGAAAAGGACCAGGCTGGCAACGTGCTCAAGGGCGATGTGATGAGCCACGACAGCCGCAACAGCTTTGTACACAGCAGCGGCAAGCTGGTGGCCTTGGTCGGCGTGGACGATCTGGTGGTAGTAGAAACCAAGGATGCCGTGATGATCGCCCACAAGAATTCGGTTCAGGACGTCAAGGCACTGGTCAATAGCCTGGATCTGCAGGGGCGCACGGAAACCCAGAGCCATTGTGCGGTAAATCGTCCTTGGGGCTGCTACGACTCGGTGGACAACGGCATTCGCCACCAGGTCAAGCGCATCACCGTGAAGCCCGGCGCGCAGTTGTCGCTGCAGATGCACCACCACCGCGCCGAGCACTGGATCGTGGTATCCGGCACCGCCCGGGTGACCTGTGACGACAGGGTGTTCCTGCTGACCGAGAACCAGTCCACCTACATCCCGATCGCCTCGGTGCACCGTCTGGCCAACCCCGGCAAGATCCCGCTGGAGATCATCGAGGTGCAGTCCGGCAGCTACCTGGGCGAGGACGACATCGAGCGCCTGGAGGATGTCTATGGACGGACCGGCGAGGCGCTCGTGGCTGCCAAACTGGTCGCCGGCGCTTGA
- a CDS encoding mannuronate-specific alginate lyase, whose translation MKPSLICSRMALTGLGLLLVAGCSKPLEDNAGARLVPPSGYYLAAPPPTGKKPACAGAPEPYTGDLQFPSKYEGSDSARDKLNPQAAARYKRLTGEVRALESGVNKLVGKYLEDGRQEYADCALAWLNTWAEADALLSRNYNHTGKSVRKWALGSLSAAYLRLQFSGSEPLRGHEAETRAIEQWFARLADQVVQDWNEQPRERRNNHQYWAAWAVMASAVVLDRQDLFDWAVEQYRHGVEQVDVEGYLPLELSRHTRALAYHNYSLGPLMMISAFAQANGVDLRGVNGGALQRLARRVETGVHNPRLFQARTGYLQELEDLQEDGKFAWLEPYCTLYRCSAETDAWRRSLEPLETYRLGGNVTQLFNP comes from the coding sequence ATGAAACCCAGCCTGATCTGTTCGCGGATGGCGCTGACCGGCCTGGGCCTGCTGTTGGTCGCCGGCTGCAGCAAGCCCCTGGAAGACAACGCTGGTGCCCGCCTGGTGCCGCCCAGCGGCTACTACCTGGCCGCGCCGCCCCCCACGGGCAAGAAACCGGCCTGTGCCGGGGCACCCGAGCCCTACACGGGTGACTTGCAGTTTCCGAGCAAGTACGAAGGCTCGGACTCGGCCAGGGACAAGCTGAACCCGCAGGCCGCGGCGCGCTACAAGCGGCTGACCGGCGAGGTGCGTGCGCTGGAAAGCGGCGTGAACAAACTGGTCGGCAAGTATCTGGAGGACGGCCGCCAGGAATACGCCGACTGCGCCCTGGCCTGGTTGAACACATGGGCCGAAGCCGACGCGCTGCTCAGCCGAAATTACAACCACACCGGCAAGTCGGTGCGCAAATGGGCGCTGGGAAGTCTGTCCGCCGCCTATCTGCGGCTGCAGTTCTCCGGCTCCGAACCCTTGCGTGGGCATGAGGCCGAAACGCGCGCCATCGAGCAGTGGTTCGCCCGGCTCGCCGACCAGGTGGTGCAGGACTGGAACGAGCAACCGCGCGAGCGGCGTAACAACCACCAGTACTGGGCCGCCTGGGCGGTGATGGCAAGTGCCGTGGTGCTCGACCGCCAGGACCTGTTCGACTGGGCGGTAGAGCAGTACCGCCATGGCGTGGAGCAGGTCGACGTCGAGGGCTACCTGCCGCTGGAACTGTCCCGGCACACCCGGGCACTGGCCTACCACAACTACAGCCTGGGGCCGCTGATGATGATCTCGGCATTCGCCCAGGCCAATGGAGTAGACCTGCGTGGCGTCAACGGCGGCGCCTTGCAGCGGCTCGCCCGGCGGGTCGAAACGGGCGTGCACAACCCACGCCTTTTCCAGGCCCGGACCGGCTACCTGCAGGAGCTGGAAGATTTGCAGGAGGACGGCAAGTTCGCCTGGCTGGAACCCTATTGCACACTTTATCGCTGCTCGGCCGAGACCGACGCCTGGCGGCGATCCCTGGAACCCCTGGAGACCTATCGGCTAGGAGGGAATGTCACCCAGCTGTTCAACCCCTGA
- a CDS encoding alginate O-acetyltransferase AlgF, whose protein sequence is MSLFSSMSYTLRLGSLLLGLSAPWAMADEAALYGPAAPNGSAFVRGFNAASSSFDANLGPVRINDLGAKSSSDFAFLPAGSYTASADGKSLAVKLDAERYYTLVQMPSGKLELVEEPPFKNRQKSLLRLQNLSDTALSIKTADGRTEVIRPVSANARGEREINPVKVRLTLYAGDRKIRDLDPLVLERGEVVSLFVTGSADKLSPAWVKRPVATN, encoded by the coding sequence ATGTCCCTTTTTTCCTCGATGTCCTACACCCTGCGCCTGGGCAGCCTGCTGCTTGGCCTGTCCGCCCCGTGGGCGATGGCTGACGAAGCGGCGCTCTACGGTCCGGCGGCACCGAACGGCTCGGCCTTCGTGCGCGGCTTCAACGCCGCAAGCAGCAGTTTTGACGCCAACCTCGGCCCTGTCCGCATCAACGACCTGGGCGCCAAAAGCAGCAGCGATTTCGCCTTTCTGCCGGCCGGCAGCTACACCGCCAGCGCGGACGGCAAGAGCCTGGCCGTGAAGCTCGACGCCGAGCGCTACTACACACTGGTGCAGATGCCGAGTGGAAAGCTGGAGCTGGTGGAGGAGCCGCCGTTCAAGAATCGCCAGAAGTCGCTGCTGCGCCTGCAGAATCTTTCTGACACCGCCTTGTCGATCAAAACCGCCGACGGTCGTACCGAGGTCATCCGCCCGGTATCGGCCAACGCCCGAGGCGAGCGCGAGATCAACCCGGTCAAGGTGCGCCTGACGCTGTACGCCGGCGACCGCAAGATTCGTGACCTTGACCCGCTGGTGCTGGAGCGCGGCGAAGTGGTCAGCCTGTTCGTCACCGGTTCCGCCGACAAGCTGTCACCGGCCTGGGTCAAGCGTCCGGTCGCGACCAACTGA
- a CDS encoding alginate O-acetyltransferase, translating to MNRTLNLLYSLLFCSLLLALCLWSLRAVLGFSAASETSVLDGKLTQAFEKHYDAEFPVKQLGTNLWALASYTLFGEGRQGVVIGQDGWLFSDEEFKPATQPDQLQDNWRLVNAVRLELERRGVTLVLALLPAKARLYPEHLNDDRPALAQQRLYPKAHEMMRQTGVNGPDLLPALREAKAQEPVFLRTDTHWTPFGAEVAARSLAEHLARQGIWQHGDQTFVTEAVDSREHKGDLLSFLPLEPYFADRQLPAEQLRLRLTRAAEGQEESAEDALFVDAQPAIALVGTSYSANANWNFAGALKQALGSDLLNYAEEGRGPLVPMLNLLQQGDKELAGLRLVIWEFPERYLMLPSDLSKLDAAWLARLRNDEKAASRAALQTATGPQP from the coding sequence ATGAACAGAACCCTGAACCTGCTCTACAGCCTGCTTTTCTGCAGTTTGTTGCTGGCGCTGTGCCTGTGGTCGCTGCGCGCGGTATTGGGCTTTTCCGCAGCCAGCGAAACCAGCGTGCTGGACGGCAAACTGACGCAGGCCTTCGAGAAGCACTACGACGCCGAATTCCCGGTCAAGCAACTGGGCACCAACCTCTGGGCGCTGGCGAGCTACACGCTGTTCGGCGAAGGCCGCCAGGGCGTGGTCATCGGCCAGGACGGCTGGCTCTTCTCGGACGAGGAGTTCAAGCCTGCGACCCAACCCGATCAGTTGCAGGACAACTGGCGATTGGTGAACGCGGTACGGCTGGAACTCGAGCGTCGTGGGGTAACACTGGTGCTGGCGCTCCTGCCAGCCAAGGCCCGGCTCTATCCGGAGCATCTGAACGACGATCGCCCCGCGCTGGCCCAGCAGCGCCTGTACCCAAAGGCCCACGAGATGATGCGCCAAACCGGGGTGAACGGGCCGGATCTGTTGCCTGCCCTGCGGGAGGCGAAGGCGCAGGAACCGGTGTTCCTGCGCACCGATACCCACTGGACTCCGTTCGGCGCAGAGGTCGCGGCCAGGAGTCTGGCGGAGCATCTGGCGCGGCAGGGTATCTGGCAGCATGGCGACCAGACCTTCGTCACCGAGGCTGTCGACAGCCGGGAGCACAAAGGTGACCTGCTGAGTTTCCTGCCCCTGGAGCCGTACTTCGCCGACCGGCAGCTACCGGCCGAGCAGTTGCGCCTGCGCCTGACCCGGGCCGCCGAGGGGCAGGAGGAGAGCGCCGAGGATGCGCTGTTCGTCGACGCCCAACCGGCGATCGCCCTGGTCGGGACCAGCTACAGCGCCAACGCGAACTGGAACTTCGCCGGTGCCCTGAAACAGGCCCTGGGCAGCGATCTGCTCAATTACGCCGAGGAGGGCAGGGGCCCGCTGGTGCCCATGCTGAACCTGCTGCAACAGGGGGATAAAGAGCTCGCCGGGCTGCGCCTGGTGATCTGGGAGTTTCCCGAGCGCTATCTGATGCTACCCAGCGACCTGTCCAAGCTCGACGCGGCCTGGCTCGCCCGGCTGCGCAACGACGAGAAAGCGGCCAGCCGCGCAGCGCTGCAAACCGCCACTGGCCCTCAACCTTAG